DNA from Solidesulfovibrio fructosivorans JJ]:
GCCGCGCTCGGCCTGCAGCCGGCTCTGGCGCGGCAGATCGCAGCCGAACCCGGCGAAGACGGCCTTGGTCAGCCCGGAGCAATCGATGCCGGCCGGGGTGTCGCCGCCAAGCCGGTAGGGCGCGCCGAGATAGGGCTTGGCCAGGCTCATGATGCGCTCGCCGCGCTCGGACAGCGGCCCGAGATCCACCGGCAGCGCGGCGACCGGCCGGGGCGGCGTCGGTCCGCCGATGGCGTCTTTGTCCTTGAGCGCCCGCATCAGGGTCTCGTGGTCGGCCTTGCCCGTATAAAGCAGCTTGTAGTGGGCGTTTCGCTTGACCGGGCTCGTATGCAGCATGCCGCAATCGTCCTCGTAGCCGTAGACGGCCCGCCCCTTGTCCTTCGGACCGGCCACAGCCGGCGAGGCGGCCGTCGTCAAGCCGGCCAGGGCCAGGGAGCAAAGCAAAAGCCCCCGCACGAAACGCCCGCGCCCGCCAGACGGGGAAATACCCTGCCCATACACTTCGAATGCTCTACTTCTCATAAAAAACGGCATCGGGATCGCCGACCAGCCCCCTTCAGGCCGGACCGTCGTTATTCCCGCCATAGGTGATGCGGCGCACATCGCCGATACGGGTCGTCTTCACGCATTCACGGCGGAAGGCGCACAGTTCCTGGCCGCAGCGGTCGTGCACGCCCCAGGCGAAACACGGGGCGAAGCCTTCCTTTTTCTGGATGGCCCGCACGGCGTCGATGGTCGTGAGTCCCGTGACGTCGAGTCCCAGTTCCCGGGCCTTGGTCTTGATCTCGCGCACGTCGAGGCCCATGGGCCCGCAAAAGGCCTCCCGGCCGAGCCCGGCCTCGGGGGTGTCGAAAAGGCGCATGGAGACGGTCGTGCCGCCGCCTTCGGCCGGACGCACGTCGATTTCGCCGTTGTGCTCCGACACGGCCCGCCGGGCCAGGGTCAGGCCGATGCCCGCGCCCCGGGCCTTGGTGGTGAAAAACGGGTCGAACACGAAGGAAAGCAGATCGGGGCGCACGCCCGGGCCGTCGTCGGTCACGGCCAAAAGGACGCTGTCGTCGCGCCGGGCCAGGGTGATGGCGGCGCGCACGGTGTCGCGGCCGGAAAATTCCAGGGCGTTGAGCAGGATTTCATGCAGCGCCTGCCCGAGCAGGCTGCCGTCGGCCACGATCTCGACATCCTCCAGGGACAAGGAGCACTCGAAGCGCTTGTGCAGGGACTCGGCCGCCTGTTCGGCCCTTGCCGTGGCCTCCTCCACCAACCCGGCCAGCGGCAAGGCGGTCAGGCGCGGATGGGGCAGCGACGACAGCCGCACCACCGCCGCCACCAGTTCCTCGAGGCGTCTGGCCTCCTGAAAGATGATGTCGGGATATTCCGTCGGCAGATGCCGCTCCTTGTGCTCGCGCAAGAGCTTCAGGGAGAAGCCGCCTATTGCCGCGGCCGGATTGCGGATCTGGTGGGCCACGGACAAGGCCAGGTTGTTGAGGCTTTCGATCATGTCGTATTGCAGGCGGTTTTTCTCCCGCAATATGGCCGTCTCGCGTTCCCGGCTCCGGTAAAGCGCCGTGACGTCGTCAAGCAGAAAGGTCACGCCGGCCCGCTTGCCGCCGTTTTCGGCGCAGGAAGCGGTCATGGAAAAACGGCGCGGCTGCCCGTCCGGACATTGGTAATCCGTGAGGCAATGGCGGAAGGCCCGGCCCTTTTCCACGGCGTCGACGACGTTGCGGTTGAATTGTTCGTTGGCCGACTCGGGGCGGATGAGCGTGCGCCAGTTCTTGCCTTCCAGGCTCTCCGCCGGAATGCCGAGCAGCACGCCCGCCGAAGGGCTGGCCACCATCACGTCTCCCTTCGGGTCGATGACGATGAGGCCCACGGGCAGAAATTTAATGACGTTTTGGACGAGTATCTGTCTGACGCTTGGCATGGCACGACCTGGCCGTAAAAGGCCTTCGGGATATCTCTCCATAGGCCGGGCGGGCCCGGTTGACAAGCCCGCCCGGGGGGGGGAGGATTCCTTCCCTGTTCCGCCGCGATGCCGCCCGCGTCGGGGACGGGTTCGCGGCGTCAGGGCTTTTGGGTCGCGGCCGCCTTGGGGTTCTTGGCCACGGCCACATATTCTTCAAGGATATCGAGCGGCACAGCTCCACGCACCGCCGCGCCGTTGATCAGGAAGATGGGGGTGCCGGCAAAGCCGAAGCCCCGGGCTTCCTTCACGTCGGCCTTGATGCGCTCGGCAAGGTCCTTGCGGGTCAGGTCCTTGGCCAGCCGGTTCATGTCCACGCCGAGTTCCTTGGCCATGGCCGAAAGGGCTTCGTCACCTTTGTTGGCCACGGCTTCCTGGTCGGCGAAGGCCTTGTCCATGAAGGCCCAGGCCTTCTTCGGGTCCTGGAGGTTGATGGCCTCGAAGTAGAGGGCGGCCCGGGCGTCGTTTTTCCCGGTGGCGAAGTGCTTGAAGACGAGGCGCACGTCGTCCGGATGCTTTTTGAGCAGGGCCTTGACCGTGCCGTTGGCCTGGGCGCAGAAATGGCACAGGAAATCGGAATATTCGACGATGGTCACCGGAGCGTTGGCCGGTCCGAGGGAGGCGCGGCCGGGCTCCAGCGCGGGTTTCAGCGGTTTGGCCAGCTCGGCGGCGAAACGGGCGCGCTCGAGATCGCGTTGCCGGGCCCTGGCCGTATTTTCGATCACTTCCAGCACGGCCGGTCCTTGGGCCTTGATGGCCTCCAGGACGATCTCGGGGTGCTCCCTTAGCACCTTGCGCACCCGGTCCACATCGTCATCGGCCCGTGCGGGCGCGGCCACGCAGGCAACCAGGGCGGCCGCAAGCAGCCAGTTCCATTTTCGCATGTGTCCTCCAATAGAGCTTCAAAAGGCTATGGCAACTGTCGCCGTCAGATAGATCGTTTTGGCGCGGCTGTCATCTCTTGCCCATCGACGCGGGGGGCGAGGCGTGGTAGACTCATACCATGGAATATTTGGTTCTCATGGCGGCCATCGTCATCGGCGTTGTCGGGTTTTGTCTGACCGGGGACAAGGCGAGCCCGGGGGGAACATGATTGCCCGAAACCTGCCGCCGGGGGCGGCGGGAAATCAAGGAACTCTCCCCGGCCCGAAACGCCGGGTCGGACAAAAACGGATCATAAGCCGGGCCGGGCTGGCCACGGCGCTTGCCGTGCTTGCGGCCCTGTTCGTGACCGCCGCCTGTTCCCGACCGCCGGCCGACGACGCCGCGCGCAAGGCCCGCGTCTACGAACTGTTCGCCCAGTACAAAAAGGATTTTCCGAACGCCCCGGAAGTGTCGGCCGAGGACGCCGTGTCGCTGTGGCGACAGGGCAAGCTCCTGCCCATCGACGTACGCGAGCCGACCGAGCGGGCCGTGTCCACCCTGCCCGGAGCCGTCACGGCCGAGGAGTACCTGGCCGATCCCGGTCGCTTTGGCGACAAACGGCCGGTGGCCTACTGCACCATCGGCTACCGCAGCGGCCAATGGGCCGAGGCCAAGGCCAGGGAGGGCCTTCCCGTGGCCAACATGGCCGCCGGCCTGCTCGGCTGGCTGCACGCCGGCGGCACGCTGGTCGACGCCAAGGGCGAGCCGACCAAGACGGTCAACGTCTACGGCCGCACCTGGGACCTTGCGCCCAAGGGCTATATCGGGGTCTGGTGAGGCGGCCGGCCATAGTAGCGCCGGAAGTGGCGCACGCCCGTCGGATCGCCAAGCCCCAGACGACGCCCCAGGAGATAGCCGATAAAAAGCGTGAGCACCCGGACCAGGTTGGGACCAAATCCCCGGCCGGCCCACCGTCTGGCCGAAACCGTTAGCCCGCCGCCGAGGGAGGCCGTCTCGCCGGCCTCGCGCAGCTTGAGCGCCAGTTCCACATCCTCCATGAGCGCCATGTCCGGAAAGCCGCCCACGGCATCGAGGGCCTCGCGCCGGAAAAATTGCCCCTGATCGCCAAAGCTTATGCCCGTGGCCCGGGCGCGCAGGGCGTTTAAGGCGGCAATGCCCCAAAGCCCGAAGCCGCCGCCGGAAAAATCCATGCCCACCGCCCCGCCCGAAAGGCGCGGGTCCCGGTTGAGGGCGAAAAGCACCCGCTCCGGCACGTCCGGCCGGCACACCGCGTCGGCGTGAACCACCAGCACGGCCTCGCCGGGGCAAACAGCCACGGCGGCCGCGATCTGTCCCCCCCGGCCGCCCATCGCCGCGACCACCCGCGCCCCGTGGGCGGCGGCCACTGCGGCCGTGGCGTCGCTCGAACCGCCGTCGGCCACCACCACCCCGGCGATGGTTCCCGCGGCACGCCCCGGAGCCAGGGACGTCAGGCAGGCCCCGAGCCGATCGGCCTCGTTTCTGGCCGGAATCACCACCCAACACCGCGCAACCGGCGCGAAAGGCCTGTCGGCGACCAGAAGCAGCGGGCGTCGCCAGCCAAGGACCGTCAAAGCGACAAACGGCAGCCAGACGGCCGCCATGGCCCAGCCCTCGCCGCCAAGTCCGCCGGCCCGCAGCCAGGAAGGCGTGGTCACCAGGCATTGGCCGGCCAAAAGCCACCAGTACGCCCAGCCCGGCCGGGCCGAAAAAAGCGGCACGACCGGCAGAAAGTACCAGGGATAGAGCGTTGGCAGGCAGGCGAGCCCGACGGTCAGCCCGGCGATGGGGCCGCGCCTGTCGTCCTGGAGGGAGAGCCACAGCACGGCCAGGGTCGCCGCGCCAAGGAACAGGGACGCCCACGGCGCAAGCCCCCCCAAAAGTGGTCGCAGCCCGGCCGCGACCGGCCCGCCATGGGCGATGTAGCCGGCGAAGGCGGCCAGGGAGGTGAAGTAATGGCCCCCGGCCGAGGCATACACCATGAAAAAAGCCAGAGGGAGCAATGCCGCCCAGGCCTGGCGGGCGTTGCTTCGATGCAAAAAGAAGGGAATGAGAAGCGCGGCCGGGTATTTCACCATGGCCGCCGCGCCAAGCAGGAAAAAGCCCGCGCGGTCCCGCCTGGACGCGAATGCGCCCATGGCCAGGGCCACGCCAAGGGCCGCGACCGCGTCGCAGTGCCCCTCCCCGGCCGCCATGGCCAGCGAGAGCGGATTGGCCACGCACAAAAGCAAAAGCGCTGCCGGACGTCCCGTGCGCCACACCCAGACGGCCACGGCCAGGCATACCCCCCAGTCCGCCAGAGCGGCCGCTGTCTGAAATGCGACCCGGGTGGGGGAAATCGCGGCCACCAGCCGGCAATAAAGTTCGGCCAGGGGCGGATAGGCGGCAGAAAGCTCCGGGTGGTTGACCCGGGCCAACACCGGGCGCAGGGCTTCGGGCAAAAGCCGCGCCGCTCCCGGGTCGCCCGGAGCCAGCAAATAGGGATTGCCGCCCACCGTCTGGAGCGCGCCTTCGACGATGTAGCGGTTGACGTCGGAATCGGCCGGCCAAGCCCACACGAAGGCGAACCGCAACACCAGCCCCAACGTGAGCAGGGCAAACGTTGCCCTGCCCCGCCCCATCGCCGGAAACCGGACCGCCGTCCAGGCCAGACCGCCAAAGGACGCCAGCCACCAGAAGGCATACCACCCACGCCCCGCTTCGAGCCTCCCGCAAAGCGCCAACCCGGCCAGCGCGCAAAGCAAAAGGACAACGGGCGTCGCTTCCCTTGATCGCCAGCATCGCGTGGCCGCTTCCCCGGGCTCCTTCGAGCACAAATCAGCGGGCCTGACGCAAGACATGGTCATCGGCCGTTGAGCGACCAATCGTACGGGTCATAGACCAGTTCATGGCGGGGCGCGGCATCCATCTCCCGGGCCAGGGCCGGATCGGCGAAACGGCGGATGAACGTCCACACCCCGGTCGCGCCGCCGAAATCCTCGCCGTACCAGTCGAAGATGCGGCTGACATGGAGCGCGCCATCCTTGAAAAAGGTGTTCTTCGGGTTGTTGATGAAGGCCTTGGTCGCGGCGTCGAGCTGGGCGTCAAGCGTCTCACCGCGATACGGCGCGTCGGCCAGGGGCGGACAGCTTTTGGAGGCGCAATTGACGGCGAAATGCACGCGCGGGTCATGGAAACGCGACCGCAGGATGCCGTGCTCGATGTCGTCGAGACTCACCACCCCGTCCCGCAGACGCACAAATGACCGTTTCCACGGCGAACGAAAAAAACTCCCCGCCTCCTTGATGGAACGAATGCCCGGGTAATGCTCCAGGATCAGCTTCAGGGTCCAGGCGTTATAGACATTAATATAATAGGCGAATTGCGCCTGGGGCGAGAGCGCGGCCGGATCGACCCGGGACATGGCCTCCAAGGCCGCGTCGAGTCGCGCCTCATCTGTTTTCAGCCCGGCATAATCCACGCGCCCGTCCGCGACATGACGCATCAAAAGCCCACCATAGCCCGCATCGTCGCCGGCGGCGGCCAGGGCGGATACGGCGACCGCCAGCAGCAGCGATGCCGCCACGATCAAGAGGAAGCGTTTTTTCATAACAGGAGCCCGGAAGTTTCGTCATTTCCGTTTCCCTAAGCCTGCCACAGGCACTTTCCTATTGTCACCAGGCAGAGGGATTGTTTTTTGCGGAATCCCATTGAACCTGGCGGAAAAAAGTCCCATAGTAAAAATACCGTGAAGTGTTCGACATTCGTTGTTCGATATTTGGCGACAATACAAGCCGTTATTATTTATAAATAAATAATAAGAAATAGATTATGCCAACGCATGCCCATCCACCGAGGCGTCCATGTAACGGTCGACGCGCTTTGCCCGAAGCGCCCTTGCCGGCCCCATGCCTGGATATGAGGGTCGAAGACGCGCCGAACACGCCTTCGGACGCAAAAACCGCCCCCACCGGGACGACATGGCCCACCGGCGGCCCCTGGAAGGTGCTCGTGGTCGACGATTCCAGCGTCAACCGGCAGATCGTGCGGCTATATCTGGAAGAAGCGCCCATTGTCCTGGAAGAGGCCCAAAACGGCCGGGAGGCCTTGGAGCGGTTTGTCGCCGGGGCCTACGACTGCGTCATCATGGACAATATCATGCCGGTCATGGATGGTCTGGAGGCCACGCGCCGCATCCGCGCCTACGAGGTAGTGCACGGCCTGCCCCCGACCCCCATCGTGGGGATCTCGGGCAAGGCCCAAACCGCGGACGAGACCGCCTGCCTGGACGCCGGCTATACCTTGTACCTACGCAAACCCGTGCGCAAGGCGATGCTGCTCGCCGCCCTGACCGGACTTTTTGCCCAAGGAGCCTCTTCGTGACGCCCCTCGAAAAGAGGCTGGGGGAACCCTTTCCGCGGAAAACTTCTCCCCCCAGGCCCCCCTTCCAACGACTCTGTATAACGCTGTATTGCTACCGAACGAACAGGAATCGACGGGTATTTGGATAAACCTGGTCCATCTATTCCAGTTCCAGACAAAGCGCCTGGCCCAACCCCCCATGGCGCAAGGGGCGCCAGGGCACGCCCGGCGTGGCCACGGTCCGTTCGAGCAGCTTTCCGCTGACACCGATCCAGGCCGCCGCGTTGCGTTTGAGGCGTCTGCCGGCGCAGTCGAGCAGGATGCGCTCCACGCTGTAGGCAATGGGCTCGCCGTCGCCGTGCTCGGCGGCCAGTTCCCGGCCTTCGTCCTCGGAAAAGACCCGCTTCACTCGAACACGCACGGTGTTCCCGGACACCCGCACGGAATGACGGTCATAATATAGTTCCACGGACTGGTCGTCGTGCGCGCTCAAAAAGACCCAATCCGTGGCCAGGGCCGGACTGGCCACCGCCACGGCAAAAGCCATGAAAAGGCAGGTCCGCATCACGCCGCCTCCCGATAATGTCGTGCCATTTCCCATGGTTTCCGTGTAGCACCGGCGTGACGCGGACACAAGCCGCCGACCGGAAAGATCACCGGAATGGGCCGCCGATTCCCCCAATTGCTTTGACGCGCGGCGGAAACGGTCTTATGGGATTTCGGGGAGTCGGACAGGTCGTCGTCGCGGGCCTTTTGGCCCGGGGAGGAAAGTCCGGGCTCCGCAGGGCGGGACGCTGGGTAACCCCCAGCGGGAGCGATCCCGGGAGAGCGCCACAGAAAGCAAACCGCCGGCGCTTGCGCCGGTAAGGGTGAAACGGTGGGGTAAGAGCCCACCAGTTGCCGCGGTGACGCGGCAAGCTCGGCAAGCCCCGTTCGGAGCAAAACCAAATAGGAGGGCGTCAAGGCTGGCCCGGCCGTGCCCTCGGGTAGGTTGCTTGAGGCCGCGGGCAATCGCGGTCCTAGAGGAATGACGACCGCCCCGGAATCTCCGGGGAACAGAACCCGGCTTATCGGCCGGCTCCCCCTTTTTTCCACCTTCTACCTGATTATCGAGGATACCCCGTGTCCGTTTGGACCGTTCTGCTCGCCGCCGGTTCGGGAACCCGGCTCGCCGAAGCCTCGGGCGGCGTCAAAAAACAGTTTCTGCGCCTTGGCGGCAAGCCGCTGTACTGGCGGTCGCTTTCCACCTTTGCCCGCTGCCCGGACATTGCCGGCGTGATGGTGGTGTTTCCGCCGGCCGATCTGGACGCAGCCCGAAAGGCGTTGGCCGGACTGCTCGCCGCCCATGATCCGGGCGTGGCGGTTCTCACCACGGCCGGAGGCGTTCGCCGGCAGGATTCGGTCCAAAACGGCCTTGCCGCGCTGCCCTCAGACTGCCGCTTCGTGCTCGTCCACGACGCGGCGCGGCCCTTTGTCGATCCCGCGCTTGTCGGCCGGGTCATAACCGCCCTTCGCGAGGGACACGAGGCCGTCATTCCGGTGCTGCCCGTCACGGACACCATCAAGGAAGTGCGCGAAGAAACGGTGCTGGCCACCTTTGACCGCAGCCGGCTGGCCGCCGTGCAGACCCCGCAAGGCTTTGACGCGGCCCTTTTGCGCCAGGCCTTCGCCCACGCCGGCGAGGAGTTCACCGTCACCGACGACGCAAGCCTCGTCGAGCACCTCGGCCGTCCCGTCCACACCGTGCCCGGCCACCCGGACAACCGGAAAATCACCAATCCCGAGGATCTGGCCTTGCTCGAAGACGCCACTCCGTCGCCCGTGCCCGTGGTCGGCTACGGCTACGACGTGCACCGCTACGCCAACCCGGCCCATCCCGGCAAACAGCCGGCCCGGCCCATGAAGCTCGGCGGCTATCCCATCCTCGGCGCGCCCGAGGTGCTGGCCCATTCCGACGGCGACGTGCTGCTGCACGCGCTGACCGACGCCATTCTCGGCTGCGTGGCCGGCGGCGACATCGGCCAGCTTTTTCCGGACAGCAATCCCGACTTCGACAACATGGCCTCGGGGGTGTTCGTCAGCGAGGCGCTGCTCCTGGCGCGCGAAGCGGGGCTGACCATCACCCACGTGGACCTGACCATCATCGCCCAGGTTCCACGCATCGGCCCCCACGCCCAGGCCATCCGCCTGAACGTGGCGGCGCTTCTTAGCCTCGACAAATCCCGCGTGAACCTGAAAGCCACGACCGAGGAAGGACTGGGATTTACCGGCGAGAAAAAAGGCATCAAGGCCATCGCCCTGGTCACGGGCTGGAAGCGCAGTTAAAGGGTGTGGGAAAAGGCCTGCCGTTTTTTTGGGGGAAGGTTCTCCCCAGGCCGGCAGTACACTCCAAGGAGACACCTTCCTTTTGATCGCCCATACGCCAACACCGCCGTATTATGCGGTCATCTTCACCTCGATCCGCACAGAGGGCGATAACGGGTATGCCGCCATGGCGGACAGAATGCTTGCCCTGGCGGCCGGCCAACCCGGCTATCTCGGCGTGGAATCGGCAAGGGATGCTGTGGGGATCACGGTTTCCTATTGGTCGGATCTCGAATCCATCACTCGATGGAAGCAAAATCTTCACCACCAAAATGCGCAGCGGCTTGGCCGGGAGAAATGGTATACGGCATTCCAAACGCGGGTGGTCAAAGTGGAGCGGGACAGCGGCATGAAGGAGCCGGAAAGCGGAACCTGATTGCAACGTCGCGGCAGCCCACAAACTCTATCTTTTCCCCTCAAGTATAGAACATATCTCGCATAAGGCGCTCCGGCAAAGGGCTCCAAATCCCTGTCCTTCACGAATCCCATGCGTAAATAGAGCGGCAATGCGACGGTCATGATCGGACTGGTATGCAGGCCGATGCACGCGGAACCGTCCTGCTTGGCCCGCGCAATGCAAGCCTCCATGAGACGCCTTCCGATCCCCATGTTCCGATAGGCCGGTCGGGTCACCAACATGCGAATGGAAGGCCATCCTTCCGGAAAAACGACAGGGTCAGAGGCATTGGGCGGCAGGTAGGCCACAACGCCCAAAATGGTTTCGGAATTTCTGGCAACGATCAACCGCCCGTTTTCGGACAGCTTTGACATGCCACCAATGGCCAGAAGGAGGCTTTCCCATTTTTCGGGAGCGTAACCGCTTTTGAGAACCTGCCAGCCCTCCACGGCCAGTGCGTCGATCGCCGGGTGGTCCTGGGCTTTCGCGTCCGTTATTTCGTAATGCATTCCCTGGGCTCTCCGGACAGGCTGCCGCCCGGACAGCGATTAGCCGCCTTCCGGGCACACTATTATGGTTTCAGGAAGGGACGCACGCAAGCCGGGAGGACAAAGGTTTCCCTCCCGCGCTTTGCCCGCGAAACAGCTTACCGTGCGGCTTCCACGCGGAGGAGCCGTGGGCCGTGGTAGGTTCCGTCCGGGCCGAAATCGAGGGACAGCAGGGCCTGGCCGAGCACGGCGCAGGCGTGGCAGCCGTTTAAGAGCGGATAGGTGAAGACGAAGCCCTGGCCGCCGCCGGGCGGGGTGTCCACGGCGCTCGGGCCTTCGCCGGTCGGCCAGAACATGAGTTCGGGATGGGCCTTTTGCAAGGCGGCGTAAGTCGGGTCGGCGGCAAGCGGCAGGTCGGCAGGCTCGATTTCGCTCGAAACGAGCGTCGGCGAACCGTTGACCAGGTAGGTCACGGCGTTGGTGTTGGCCCGCAACGGAAAAACCATCACCGCCACGTCCACTCGTCCCATTTCCTGAAAAGTTTCCATGTAGCCCTCGCCGTCGAGCATTTTGTTTACGGCCAGGGCTTCCGGCGTCGCGCCGGTCTGACGCATGATGCGGGCCAGGCAGTCGGTTGCGTCCTGCGCCTTTTGCAGACAGTCGGTCCAGGCGGCCTCGGGCAGCTTCCAGACGCCCTTCGGGCCGATGGTTTCCGCATCGCCGGCCAGGGCGATGCCTTGGCCCAAAAGCGTCCAGACGACCAGCCACACGATAATGCGACCATGCTTGGGTCCCATGGGGTCTCCTTTTCCAACTTCCTACCGACATAGGGAGAATCGGGAGACTTCGCAAGCGGGGCGGCGCATCGGCGTCCAAGCGCCGTTGCGGCCGGTAGCGCCGGGCGTTAGGTTTTTTTTGACCGCCCGTTCAGGAATGCAAGGAGCCCCATGCACGAAAAAACACTCGCCGCGAAGCCCCGGCCCGCTTTTGGCCGGGCGATCGGCATCGATTATTCCGGGGCCGCCACGGCGGAAACGGGGTTGGCGGGATTGCGCGTCTACACGGCGCAAGGGACCGCTCCGCCGACCGAGGCGCATACGCCGGAGTATGGCCGGAAGCATTGGTCGCGCCGGGAGCTGGCCGTCTGGCTCACGCAACGTCTTGGCGAGGATGTCCCGACCATTGTCGGCATCGACCACGGGTTTTCCTTTCCCCTGCCCTACTTCGAGCGATACGGCTCGCCGCGCGATTGGCCGGCTTTTCTGGATGATTTCCAGGCATTCTGGCCGACCGACGCGCCTTCGGTCACCGTGCAGCAGATCCGCGACGGCGCATATGGCAAGGAAGGGACGCGACCGGGCAACGCCCGCTGGCGGCGTCTGTCCGAGATCCGCACGGGCCGGGCCAAGTCGGTGTTTCATTTCGATGTGCCGGGATCGGTGGCCAAGTCCACCCACGCCGGCCTGCCCTGGCTGCGATTTCTGCGGCGCGAGCTTGGCGACCGGGTGCATTTCTGGCCGTTTGACGGCTGGGATTTTCCGAGCGGGAAATCGGTCGTGGCCGAATGCTATCCCGCCTTGTGGAGCCGGAGCTTTCCGAGGGAAGGCCGCACCCAGGACCAGCAGGACGCGTACAGTCTGGCGGCATGGTTGCGCCGGGCTGATGCCGACGGCGCTTTGGCGGCGTGTTGCCGCCCCGCGCTGACCGCTTCGGAGCGGGCGACGGCGGCCATCGAGGGCTGGATTCTGGGAGTCGCCTAAGCGGCATGCCTCTCCCCCGCCCGAGACGCGGCGAGGTTTGTCACCGCCTCCCGTTCGGGGGGAGGACTGGCCGCCATAATCATTGGAGACCTTGAAATCGTGGTTTCAATCCACGCCCCCGCGTGGGGGGGGGGGCGACTGTCGGTCCCGATACCCGGACAACACGGGGTTCTCCCCCGCATCTCCGCGAACCGACGTCAAAATGTATCCCTATCTTCCCTTGGCAAAGAACTCTCACCAAACAATCTACCGAAATCATTCCCCTCCGCAACCGTGCGAACCTCCCCGGCAATCCCTCCCCACTTGGGGTTCGCACAGCCAACCGCATCATACAGTCACGAGCAAGGCCACGTCCACGCCGACCATGCGCGCACAGCCGCATCGTGATCCCCCCATCCCCAGCCGATCGGCCGCCCTGCCAGCCCCTCTCCCCTTGGCCAGATGTACGCCACGCAAAATACGCAATATGCCGGCAATACGCGACATCACCATTCCAGTAACAACCGTGACCCTATATGACGTCACTAAAAATCTTTCTCGCGTGACAATATTGCACTTTTGTCAAATCATGTTGTACTCCACGCAACAGTCTCATTTTCCCTTTTATTTTTACAAAACTGAATTACGATTATCAGGTACCAAATAACATGTCTGCAAATGTAAGCGACATTCTCGACTTCACTGTTCAACATTTTTTGCGGCAATACCCCGATGGACGCCATCTGCTGGAGCTGGCCGGACTGACGCAAGAACCTTCCCACGAACAAAATGACCCCTTGTCCGCGTATCTCACTCTGGGAAGTCTGCTGCGCCACCGCGGCCTTGATCCGCGGGCGTTTCTGGAACTGGTGGCGGCCCGGCACGAGATGGCGGAAACGACGGGCAGACCGCTTTGGGTGGAGGCAAACGTCCCCTGCGCCCTGAAAGCGCCGCTGGAAATCGCCCTGAAACAGGCCGGCGAAATCCAGGGACGTGGGACACCCCCCGAAGCCCGGATCACGGTGCAATCCGAAAACGAGTCGTCCATCAGCAATCAAGGC
Protein-coding regions in this window:
- a CDS encoding GNAT family N-acetyltransferase; the protein is MHYEITDAKAQDHPAIDALAVEGWQVLKSGYAPEKWESLLLAIGGMSKLSENGRLIVARNSETILGVVAYLPPNASDPVVFPEGWPSIRMLVTRPAYRNMGIGRRLMEACIARAKQDGSACIGLHTSPIMTVALPLYLRMGFVKDRDLEPFAGAPYARYVLYLRGKDRVCGLPRRCNQVPLSGSFMPLSRSTLTTRVWNAVYHFSRPSRCAFWW
- a CDS encoding antibiotic biosynthesis monooxygenase family protein, which codes for MIAHTPTPPYYAVIFTSIRTEGDNGYAAMADRMLALAAGQPGYLGVESARDAVGITVSYWSDLESITRWKQNLHHQNAQRLGREKWYTAFQTRVVKVERDSGMKEPESGT
- the ispD gene encoding 2-C-methyl-D-erythritol 4-phosphate cytidylyltransferase; this translates as MSVWTVLLAAGSGTRLAEASGGVKKQFLRLGGKPLYWRSLSTFARCPDIAGVMVVFPPADLDAARKALAGLLAAHDPGVAVLTTAGGVRRQDSVQNGLAALPSDCRFVLVHDAARPFVDPALVGRVITALREGHEAVIPVLPVTDTIKEVREETVLATFDRSRLAAVQTPQGFDAALLRQAFAHAGEEFTVTDDASLVEHLGRPVHTVPGHPDNRKITNPEDLALLEDATPSPVPVVGYGYDVHRYANPAHPGKQPARPMKLGGYPILGAPEVLAHSDGDVLLHALTDAILGCVAGGDIGQLFPDSNPDFDNMASGVFVSEALLLAREAGLTITHVDLTIIAQVPRIGPHAQAIRLNVAALLSLDKSRVNLKATTEEGLGFTGEKKGIKAIALVTGWKRS